The Vibrio tarriae genome includes a window with the following:
- the ydiJ gene encoding D-2-hydroxyglutarate dehydrogenase YdiJ has translation MLPRLHHQSDVDPVVLTFLHELKTAGFTGDIETQYSSRLAVATDNSVYQQLPQAVVYPKSTADVVLIGKISSKPEFERVTFSPRGGGTGTNGQSLTKGVVVDLSRHMNRILEINPQEGWVRVQAGVIKDQLNDAVRPHGFFFSPDLSTSNRATLGGMVNTDASGQGSLQYGKTSDHVLSLQAVFADGSLLETDLSQGLPAPHTFAAQAMQVTEQVCRTKREQIVAKFPPLNRFLTGYDLKNALNEAEDRFDITRVLCGAEGSLAFITEAKLNLTPIPKARTLVNVKYDSFDSALRNAPLMVEAKALSVETVDSKVLNLAKEDIIWHSVKDLLTDVLGKEMQGINMVEYAGQDSVQINQQVAQLTARLDEMMANQQAGIIGYQVCSDLASINRIYNMRKKAVGLLGAAKGRAKPVAFTEDTCVPPENLADFIVEFRALLDSKNLAYGMFGHVDAGVLHVRPALDLCDPKQELLMREISDQVVKLVAKYGGLMWGEHGKGYRSEYGPEFFGEELFTELRRVKAAFDPHNKMNPGKICTPLDTPFELVKVSDTKRGFYDRQIDVKVRDSFKQAIECNGNGLCFNYETSSPMCPSMKVTADRRHSPKGRAGLVREWLRQLTEQGIDILDLEKATLESSPTVKSMLDRVRHAFSKDKEYDFSHEVYEAMNGCLACKACASQCPIKVDVPSFRSRFLNIYHSRYPRPVKDYLVANIETLLPVMAKAPQLMNSVLAQSAVQKLTAKTVGYVDAPLLSVPTLAQRLRRHPVVLFDMQRLAGLSQEEREQHVLIVQDPFTSYYDADVVEDFVALLLKLGKKPVLLPFKPNGKAQHIKGFLRQFRSTAANTAAFLTQVADLNIPLVGVDPALVLCYRDEYVEILGKERGEFSVLTVHEWLKPRLSQFTPQATDAQPWYLLAHCTEKTKLPNAEKEWVEIFHHFGTQLTAVAVGCCGMAGTFGHEVDKLAMSRDIYDLSWQPALASLPKERCLVTGYSCRSQVKRFEQIKPKHPLQALLHLL, from the coding sequence ATGTTACCAAGACTCCATCACCAATCCGACGTTGATCCGGTGGTTTTAACTTTTTTACACGAGTTAAAAACCGCAGGATTTACCGGCGATATTGAAACCCAATACTCTAGCCGTCTTGCGGTAGCGACGGACAACAGCGTCTACCAACAATTGCCTCAAGCGGTCGTATATCCTAAATCCACCGCTGATGTTGTTCTTATAGGAAAGATTAGTTCAAAACCAGAATTTGAGAGAGTGACTTTTTCACCTCGTGGTGGCGGTACCGGCACGAATGGTCAATCGCTCACTAAAGGTGTGGTCGTTGATTTGTCGCGGCATATGAACCGTATCCTAGAAATTAACCCGCAAGAGGGATGGGTACGAGTGCAGGCGGGGGTTATTAAAGATCAACTCAATGATGCGGTGCGCCCACACGGTTTTTTCTTCTCTCCCGATCTTTCGACCAGTAATCGCGCGACGCTTGGCGGCATGGTTAACACCGATGCTTCAGGGCAAGGGTCGCTACAGTATGGCAAAACATCAGATCATGTACTCTCACTGCAAGCGGTATTTGCCGATGGTTCTTTGCTGGAAACCGATCTTTCGCAAGGTTTGCCTGCTCCCCATACCTTTGCCGCGCAAGCAATGCAGGTGACTGAGCAGGTTTGCCGTACCAAACGTGAACAAATTGTCGCGAAATTTCCGCCGCTTAACCGTTTTCTCACCGGCTACGATTTAAAAAATGCTTTGAATGAAGCCGAAGATCGCTTTGATATCACACGGGTATTGTGTGGCGCAGAAGGTTCACTGGCATTTATCACCGAAGCCAAACTTAATTTAACGCCAATCCCCAAAGCACGCACGTTAGTGAATGTGAAATACGACAGCTTTGATTCTGCACTGCGTAATGCCCCTTTAATGGTTGAAGCGAAAGCTTTGTCGGTAGAAACCGTTGACTCGAAAGTGCTCAATCTTGCCAAAGAAGACATTATTTGGCATAGCGTAAAAGACTTGCTGACCGATGTGCTGGGAAAAGAGATGCAAGGCATCAATATGGTCGAATATGCAGGCCAAGACAGCGTGCAGATTAATCAGCAAGTCGCACAATTAACCGCGCGCCTTGATGAGATGATGGCTAACCAACAAGCGGGAATTATTGGCTATCAAGTCTGCAGTGATTTAGCGAGCATCAACCGCATTTACAATATGCGTAAAAAAGCGGTGGGCTTGCTCGGCGCAGCCAAAGGCCGAGCTAAACCGGTCGCCTTTACCGAAGATACCTGTGTGCCGCCAGAGAACTTAGCCGATTTTATCGTTGAATTTCGCGCGCTGCTCGATTCCAAAAATCTGGCTTATGGCATGTTTGGGCATGTGGATGCGGGTGTATTGCATGTGCGTCCTGCGCTTGACTTGTGCGATCCCAAACAAGAACTGTTGATGCGTGAAATCTCCGATCAAGTGGTCAAGCTGGTCGCAAAATATGGCGGCTTGATGTGGGGAGAACACGGTAAAGGTTACCGCTCGGAATACGGTCCAGAATTTTTTGGTGAGGAGCTGTTCACTGAACTGCGTCGTGTGAAAGCGGCGTTTGACCCGCACAATAAGATGAATCCGGGCAAGATTTGTACTCCGCTTGATACGCCGTTTGAACTGGTCAAGGTATCGGATACCAAACGCGGCTTTTACGATCGCCAAATCGACGTCAAAGTGCGTGACAGCTTTAAACAAGCGATAGAGTGTAACGGTAACGGTTTGTGCTTTAACTACGAAACCAGCTCTCCGATGTGTCCTTCAATGAAGGTGACGGCGGATCGTCGTCACTCGCCGAAAGGGCGCGCAGGATTAGTGCGGGAATGGTTACGCCAACTGACAGAGCAGGGCATTGATATTCTCGATCTTGAAAAAGCCACGCTCGAATCCTCGCCAACGGTAAAATCCATGCTGGATCGGGTTCGTCATGCTTTTAGCAAAGATAAAGAATACGACTTTTCGCATGAAGTGTATGAGGCGATGAATGGTTGCTTGGCTTGTAAGGCGTGTGCAAGCCAATGCCCGATTAAGGTTGATGTGCCAAGTTTCCGCTCGCGTTTTCTGAATATCTATCACAGCCGTTATCCGCGCCCAGTCAAAGATTATTTAGTCGCGAATATCGAAACCTTATTACCTGTGATGGCGAAGGCTCCGCAACTGATGAATAGCGTTTTAGCACAATCTGCGGTGCAGAAGTTAACCGCGAAAACGGTGGGTTATGTCGATGCGCCACTCTTGTCGGTACCGACACTCGCACAGCGTTTGCGCCGTCATCCCGTCGTCCTGTTTGATATGCAGCGTTTGGCGGGGTTATCGCAAGAAGAGCGCGAGCAACATGTGTTGATCGTGCAAGATCCGTTTACCAGTTATTACGATGCGGATGTGGTCGAAGATTTTGTCGCCCTGCTGCTTAAGTTAGGCAAAAAACCAGTATTGCTGCCGTTTAAACCCAATGGCAAAGCGCAACATATTAAAGGCTTTCTACGCCAATTTCGTTCGACGGCAGCGAATACCGCGGCATTTCTGACTCAAGTGGCGGATCTCAATATTCCGCTCGTGGGTGTCGATCCTGCTTTGGTGCTTTGCTATCGCGATGAGTATGTTGAAATATTAGGCAAAGAGCGCGGTGAGTTTTCGGTTCTGACGGTTCATGAATGGCTCAAACCACGCCTGTCGCAGTTTACGCCTCAAGCAACCGATGCACAGCCTTGGTATTTATTGGCGCACTGTACGGAGAAAACTAAGCTGCCGAATGCGGAAAAAGAGTGGGTGGAGATCTTCCACCACTTTGGTACGCAGCTCACTGCGGTGGCGGTAGGGTGCTGCGGTATGGCGGGTACCTTTGGTCATGAGGTGGATAAATTGGCGATGTCTCGCGATATTTACGATTTGAGTTGGCAGCCCGCGTTAGCTTCGTTACCGAAAGAGCGCTGTCTGGTCACCGGGTACTCGTGTCGTAGTCAAGTGAAACGGTTTGAGCAAATCAAGCCTAAGCATCCGTTGCAGGCTCTGTTACACTTGCTATAA
- a CDS encoding J domain-containing protein, which yields MRLRSLWLFLLFSLPLAAADDVTKLTQLAQEQNPQAQYQLALAYQTGSSTPQNLNEAFYWFLQAAELNHPPAMAQVANAYLTGQGVEKDPQQAQYWLIKLALTGNTQAGTTLAKWYEQHPAAITALDLAEIWYRVNANQDPESEQGYARLLEQKFNQQREKQLNSIGQLDNLIDQDLARPSTTIPVIKESQTITSDWLLPTLVALILLLTIITIRMIWRRQRNHIVAVKHLDYEGKWKEQQFIIKRQKQQLDHLYQECKRLQQNQTSDLNGQKVAIAYALMGFHQHQRPDVKMIKLRYKQLSKIYHPDLHGSEEEMKRLNSAVKIVIDSVNKTLQKQA from the coding sequence ATGCGTTTGCGGAGTTTATGGCTGTTTTTGCTGTTTTCATTGCCACTGGCAGCCGCTGATGATGTCACGAAACTCACCCAACTTGCCCAAGAGCAAAATCCGCAAGCTCAATATCAACTCGCTTTGGCTTATCAAACCGGAAGTAGTACCCCGCAAAACCTGAATGAAGCGTTTTACTGGTTTTTACAAGCCGCTGAATTGAACCATCCGCCCGCCATGGCCCAAGTCGCCAACGCATATCTGACAGGCCAAGGAGTGGAAAAAGATCCACAGCAAGCCCAATACTGGCTAATCAAGCTGGCATTGACTGGTAACACTCAAGCAGGCACTACCTTAGCCAAATGGTATGAGCAACATCCCGCCGCGATTACTGCGCTCGATCTGGCTGAGATTTGGTATAGAGTCAACGCCAATCAAGATCCAGAATCTGAGCAAGGATACGCGCGTTTACTGGAACAAAAATTCAATCAGCAACGTGAAAAACAGCTCAATAGCATTGGCCAGTTGGATAACCTAATTGATCAAGATCTTGCACGACCAAGCACCACAATTCCCGTTATAAAAGAGAGCCAAACCATCACCAGTGATTGGCTATTGCCGACCTTGGTGGCGCTCATCTTATTACTGACGATTATCACTATCCGCATGATATGGCGCAGACAACGCAACCATATCGTCGCGGTAAAACACCTTGACTACGAAGGGAAATGGAAAGAGCAACAGTTCATAATCAAAAGGCAAAAACAGCAGTTAGACCATCTCTATCAAGAGTGTAAACGGCTACAACAGAACCAAACCAGCGATCTTAACGGCCAAAAAGTCGCGATAGCTTACGCCTTAATGGGCTTCCACCAACACCAACGCCCTGACGTCAAAATGATCAAGCTGCGTTACAAACAGTTATCGAAAATTTATCACCCTGACCTGCATGGCAGCGAAGAAGAAATGAAGCGCTTAAATAGCGCGGTAAAAATCGTGATTGACTCAGTTAACAAAACGTTACAAAAACAAGCATAA
- a CDS encoding DUF3334 family protein, whose product MKKNQIVTTEDILLMLCQSVSTVLTSATNSSINYSAMVQKINKTSLKPDFGCFVLFDGGFTGLVVINFTAKAALEVYTNYMRNMGMPEEELAVLHTSDEVGDVLGELMNQLVGDFTNKVRKELQTNITQNQPKMLSLNKQVILSVDTNLDRPQARRVTFSTASNNIFYLELAMDKTEFIQLEEFDVQEDESPDDILAATQKQKKSQDVTNRSVEDNAAADLLDQLGI is encoded by the coding sequence ATGAAAAAAAATCAAATAGTAACAACGGAAGATATCCTACTTATGCTGTGCCAATCGGTTTCTACGGTTCTCACTTCGGCAACTAACTCATCCATCAACTACTCCGCGATGGTGCAAAAGATTAATAAAACCTCACTCAAACCAGACTTCGGGTGCTTTGTGTTGTTTGATGGTGGATTTACCGGTCTCGTGGTGATCAACTTTACTGCCAAAGCTGCACTTGAGGTTTACACCAATTACATGCGCAATATGGGCATGCCGGAAGAAGAACTCGCGGTACTACACACGTCAGATGAAGTTGGCGATGTTCTTGGTGAGCTGATGAACCAGCTTGTCGGTGACTTCACCAACAAGGTGCGCAAAGAGCTGCAAACCAACATCACCCAGAACCAGCCTAAAATGCTCTCTTTGAACAAGCAGGTGATCTTATCTGTAGATACCAACCTAGATCGCCCACAAGCGCGCCGTGTGACATTTTCAACAGCCAGTAACAACATCTTTTATCTTGAACTGGCGATGGACAAAACCGAGTTTATCCAACTCGAAGAGTTTGATGTTCAGGAAGACGAAAGTCCTGACGACATTTTGGCCGCCACACAGAAACAGAAAAAATCTCAGGATGTCACCAACCGCTCAGTAGAAGATAACGCTGCTGCTGATTTACTGGATCAGCTTGGCATCTAA
- a CDS encoding DUF2786 domain-containing protein, with protein MDKQKALKKIAKCLELGNSANINEAANAIKMAHNLMLKYGLDKDDIEFIKMGKTQSTHLLPTAISSGILRVIRGINTRFGVEAVLINHKGLKRVEFIGEADRAIFAAFAFDIIYREMNEQTGQFRNSFAGTGTSSLEVTRRVNSFVSGWIEGALEKLPIITPDEDSMNKINSYIDKEFENIDRETFKQQLREAMKNLTEDYETGLKKGRRVSVNRPIHGAQAPKLLK; from the coding sequence ATGGATAAACAAAAAGCCCTTAAAAAAATCGCCAAATGCCTTGAGCTAGGTAATTCTGCCAATATAAATGAGGCCGCAAACGCGATCAAAATGGCACATAACCTCATGCTCAAGTATGGCCTCGACAAAGATGATATCGAGTTCATCAAAATGGGGAAAACGCAGTCGACCCATTTACTTCCGACAGCCATTTCTTCTGGGATTTTGCGAGTTATCCGAGGCATCAATACCCGATTCGGTGTGGAAGCGGTATTGATCAACCATAAAGGCTTAAAACGCGTTGAATTTATTGGCGAAGCGGATCGCGCCATCTTCGCGGCTTTTGCTTTTGACATTATCTATCGTGAAATGAACGAGCAAACGGGACAATTCCGTAACAGTTTTGCTGGGACCGGAACCTCTTCGCTGGAGGTGACACGTCGAGTTAACTCATTTGTTTCTGGCTGGATTGAAGGCGCTTTAGAAAAATTACCCATCATCACTCCGGACGAAGACTCCATGAACAAAATCAATAGTTATATTGATAAGGAATTTGAGAATATCGACCGTGAAACCTTCAAACAGCAATTGCGTGAAGCGATGAAAAATCTGACGGAAGATTATGAGACCGGACTCAAAAAAGGACGCCGAGTCTCAGTCAATCGCCCGATTCACGGCGCGCAAGCCCCAAAATTACTCAAATAA
- a CDS encoding helicase, whose protein sequence is MLHTEFKHFGLHNSHTLSTLRTKNDLGEANLMLRLASLSERSQWILYTAQCRRPNRQSLHEHQIDCGKVIHLKTSTCHSEAEIVAKAIACRTASAIVASNAIDSVTQKQLMHFAQQHGCELFFIKQTTHSLH, encoded by the coding sequence ATGCTACACACTGAATTCAAACATTTTGGCTTACATAACTCGCACACACTCAGCACATTACGTACAAAGAATGATCTGGGCGAGGCAAACCTGATGCTGCGACTGGCCAGTTTGTCAGAGCGCTCACAATGGATTCTCTATACGGCTCAATGTCGACGTCCAAACCGTCAATCACTCCACGAGCACCAGATCGATTGTGGCAAAGTTATCCATCTCAAAACATCAACATGCCACTCTGAAGCAGAAATTGTTGCGAAGGCGATTGCTTGCCGTACTGCCAGCGCGATTGTGGCATCCAATGCGATAGATAGCGTGACTCAAAAGCAATTGATGCACTTTGCCCAACAGCATGGCTGTGAGCTGTTTTTTATTAAGCAAACCACGCATTCACTACACTGA
- a CDS encoding phosphoribosylaminoimidazolesuccinocarboxamide synthase, producing the protein MSLADQVLAVNDDLPIRTHQPVHSGKVRSVYWLTEQDSRRLIKEKDYPVAEDAPLAIMVISDRISAFDCIWHAEGGVHGVPGKGAALNAISNHWFKLFKQHGLAESHILDIPHPFVWIVQKARPIKIEAICRQYITGSMWRAYTKGEREFCGITLPEGLEKDSQLPELLMTPSTKGILRGIPGVPEADDVNISRQDIEANYAAFNFSQPQDIDHYETLLKQGFTVISEALKNVGQIFVDTKFEFGYVADQQGQQKLIYMDEVGTPDSSRIWDAQQYQQGKIVENSKEGFRQFLLNYFPDPDILLNKDRMPEREALARDNALPLEALLDISRTYLGIAEKITGQPIHLSNQPKQEIIEILDKKYGLIDR; encoded by the coding sequence ATGAGCCTTGCAGATCAAGTCCTTGCCGTCAATGACGACCTACCCATTCGTACCCATCAGCCAGTACACAGCGGCAAAGTTCGCTCGGTATACTGGTTGACGGAGCAAGACAGCCGCCGCCTAATTAAAGAGAAAGATTATCCAGTTGCTGAAGATGCCCCGCTGGCCATTATGGTCATCAGTGATCGTATTTCAGCCTTCGATTGCATTTGGCACGCGGAAGGCGGTGTCCATGGTGTACCGGGTAAAGGTGCAGCGCTCAATGCCATCTCGAATCATTGGTTCAAACTGTTCAAACAGCATGGTTTGGCGGAGAGTCATATTCTCGATATTCCTCATCCTTTTGTGTGGATTGTACAAAAAGCCCGCCCTATCAAAATTGAAGCCATCTGCCGTCAATATATTACCGGTTCAATGTGGCGCGCTTACACCAAAGGTGAGCGCGAGTTTTGTGGCATTACCCTACCAGAAGGTTTAGAGAAAGATAGTCAACTCCCAGAACTGTTAATGACACCCTCCACCAAAGGTATTTTACGTGGTATTCCCGGTGTGCCAGAAGCCGATGACGTGAACATCTCGCGCCAAGATATTGAAGCCAATTACGCAGCATTCAACTTCAGTCAACCACAAGACATTGACCATTACGAAACTCTGCTCAAGCAAGGTTTTACTGTGATCAGCGAAGCGCTAAAAAATGTGGGACAAATATTTGTCGATACCAAATTTGAATTTGGTTACGTGGCAGATCAGCAAGGACAGCAAAAACTGATCTATATGGATGAAGTGGGCACCCCTGACTCATCACGTATTTGGGATGCGCAGCAATATCAGCAAGGCAAGATTGTCGAAAATTCCAAAGAGGGATTCCGCCAATTTTTGCTGAACTACTTCCCAGACCCAGACATTTTACTCAACAAAGATCGCATGCCTGAACGTGAAGCTCTCGCACGTGATAATGCTTTACCACTGGAAGCGTTACTTGATATCTCACGCACCTATTTGGGTATTGCCGAAAAAATAACGGGACAACCTATCCATCTGAGTAACCAGCCAAAACAAGAGATCATCGAGATCCTAGATAAAAAATACGGATTGATCGATCGATAA
- a CDS encoding OmpA family protein, translating into MNKTTLLLAAVVALSGCQATQRQNATTGETETNATTKGALLGALAGAAVGLATGDDAKERRKHALIGAAGGAAVGGGIGYYFDQQEAELRKALLDSGVQVVRVGENQLMLRMENGIGFTSNSYQLDSYIHKTLRGVARILVEYPDTSLVIEGHTDSTGSDTTNQVLSEKRAESVRSFLLSQGVAAGRAIARGNGERFPLCSNNTAEGRACNRRVEIQILPLK; encoded by the coding sequence TTGAACAAAACCACTTTGCTGTTAGCCGCAGTCGTCGCTTTATCTGGCTGTCAGGCTACCCAGCGCCAAAATGCGACGACCGGAGAAACAGAAACCAACGCCACCACTAAAGGAGCCTTATTAGGTGCCTTAGCAGGTGCAGCCGTTGGTTTAGCGACAGGTGACGATGCCAAAGAGCGCCGTAAGCACGCCTTAATTGGCGCGGCAGGTGGCGCAGCGGTCGGCGGCGGTATCGGATACTACTTTGATCAACAAGAAGCAGAGTTACGCAAAGCTTTGTTGGATTCTGGCGTCCAAGTGGTACGCGTTGGTGAAAATCAACTGATGCTACGCATGGAAAACGGCATTGGCTTTACCAGCAACTCTTACCAACTTGATAGCTATATCCATAAAACTTTACGTGGTGTCGCGCGTATTCTGGTCGAATACCCTGATACCAGCTTAGTGATTGAAGGCCATACCGATAGCACTGGCAGTGATACCACCAATCAAGTGCTTTCAGAGAAGCGTGCCGAGTCAGTGCGTTCATTCCTGCTTTCTCAAGGGGTTGCAGCGGGACGTGCAATTGCTCGTGGTAATGGTGAGCGTTTCCCTCTATGCTCAAATAACACCGCAGAAGGCCGCGCTTGTAACCGCCGCGTCGAAATTCAAATTCTGCCACTCAAATAG